In Blautia sp. SC05B48, a single genomic region encodes these proteins:
- a CDS encoding putative holin-like toxin, protein MTAYEIISIFLGVLSLLIAFGSLLIAIIAFLDRKNKRK, encoded by the coding sequence ATGACAGCTTATGAGATTATCTCAATATTCTTAGGCGTACTCAGTTTACTGATCGCTTTTGGTAGCCTGTTAATTGCGATTATTGCCTTTCTTGATCGGAAGAACAAGAGGAAATAA
- a CDS encoding recombinase family protein, with translation MNNRYMSNNIERNATWRVGVYCRLSKDDELTGESASISNQRDILVNYCQSQGWQVVDVFQDDGYTGLNTDRPDLQRLLKACEKGLVNLVITKDQSRLGRNHVQTGFLMEEFFPKHGVRYIALYDNVDTFAGDNEIAPFKNVLNEMYSRDISKKVHASYHLQATKGKFTGVVPPLGYQKDPEEKGHLLIDDETAPIVRKIFQWAVDGHGINFISRELERQQIPCPSWWHRKRGLRTYYTKWEKKDPENGKYVWDESYLKSLLMNPVYCGDMASQKRYYRFKIGNQGDKAPEDWITVRDTHEAIIPQDVFDLVQAKMKGRKRQTEQGEYSMFAGLLRCAECGGALTLKKTHTKDQHEVYTCSTYIHKGKAHCTQHRVDADDLYDAVLTRIQECAKAVTGDGTELENRVKELCEEDTQGHRESLEKLVSKQKDRLETLDRLIAKLYDDLINDKITESVFDKMLEKTQKEQTDIKKELFQNESVLNTEEKLDAQSQQWIDDISEYADIKELDANLLNRLISKIVISEPQEKDGTENYCRTPETVTMEIHFNLKPIPELGTIERGSGSHK, from the coding sequence ATGAACAACAGATATATGAGTAACAATATAGAAAGAAATGCAACCTGGAGAGTTGGTGTATACTGCCGACTTTCCAAAGATGACGAATTGACCGGAGAGAGTGCCAGCATCTCCAACCAGAGAGACATACTGGTGAATTACTGTCAGTCACAGGGCTGGCAGGTGGTGGATGTGTTTCAGGACGATGGTTATACAGGATTGAACACAGACCGACCTGATTTGCAGAGACTTCTCAAAGCCTGTGAAAAAGGACTGGTGAATCTTGTAATTACCAAAGACCAGAGCCGACTGGGACGAAACCATGTACAGACAGGATTTCTGATGGAGGAGTTTTTCCCAAAGCATGGAGTAAGGTATATCGCATTATATGATAATGTGGATACCTTTGCCGGAGACAATGAGATTGCCCCATTTAAGAACGTGCTGAACGAGATGTATTCCAGAGATATTTCCAAGAAAGTCCATGCGTCCTATCACCTGCAGGCAACCAAGGGAAAGTTTACAGGTGTTGTTCCACCACTGGGATATCAGAAAGACCCGGAGGAAAAGGGACATCTCCTGATTGACGACGAGACAGCACCGATTGTCCGGAAAATTTTCCAGTGGGCGGTGGACGGTCATGGGATTAACTTTATATCCAGAGAACTGGAACGCCAGCAGATTCCCTGCCCGTCATGGTGGCACCGGAAACGGGGACTCCGCACCTATTACACAAAATGGGAAAAGAAAGACCCGGAAAATGGGAAATATGTATGGGATGAATCCTATCTGAAATCCCTGCTGATGAATCCCGTTTACTGTGGTGACATGGCTTCCCAGAAAAGGTACTACCGTTTCAAGATTGGCAATCAGGGAGATAAAGCTCCGGAGGACTGGATCACAGTCAGGGATACCCACGAAGCAATCATTCCGCAGGATGTATTTGATCTGGTACAGGCAAAGATGAAAGGCAGGAAACGCCAGACAGAACAGGGAGAATACAGCATGTTTGCCGGATTACTCCGCTGTGCAGAGTGTGGCGGTGCGTTGACGTTGAAGAAGACGCACACCAAAGACCAGCATGAAGTTTATACCTGTTCCACTTATATCCATAAGGGGAAAGCACATTGTACCCAGCACCGGGTGGACGCTGATGACCTGTATGATGCAGTCCTTACCAGAATCCAGGAATGTGCAAAAGCAGTTACCGGAGACGGAACAGAACTGGAAAACCGGGTAAAGGAGTTATGCGAGGAAGATACACAGGGACACAGGGAAAGTCTGGAGAAGCTGGTATCAAAGCAGAAAGACCGCCTGGAAACGTTAGACCGGCTGATTGCAAAACTGTATGATGACCTTATCAATGACAAGATTACAGAATCTGTTTTTGATAAGATGCTGGAGAAGACACAGAAGGAGCAGACAGATATCAAAAAGGAACTTTTCCAGAATGAGAGTGTGCTGAATACGGAAGAAAAACTGGATGCACAGTCCCAGCAGTGGATTGACGATATTAGCGAGTATGCGGACATCAAAGAACTGGATGCCAATCTTCTGAACCGGCTGATCAGTAAAATCGTTATCTCAGAACCGCAGGAGAAAGACGGAACAGAAAATTACTGCCGTACTCCTGAAACGGTCACAATGGAAATTCATTTCAACTTAAAACCAATACCGGAGCTTGGAACCATCGAAAGAGGTTCCGGCTCCCATAAATAA
- a CDS encoding Maff2 family mobile element protein, with the protein MLIFSRLISSKYFLIKDIKQLMAGGGIVLIGINLIPQLATLFG; encoded by the coding sequence ATTTTAATCTTTTCAAGGCTCATTTCGAGCAAATATTTTCTCATAAAAGACATAAAACAGTTGATGGCGGGCGGTGGCATCGTACTGATTGGAATAAACCTGATTCCACAGCTTGCAACTTTGTTTGGATAA
- a CDS encoding VirB6/TrbL-like conjugal transfer protein, CD1112 family, with protein MGGITEKITEFIKDLLTGWITSNLDTMFTDVNTKVETIATEVGKTPQNWNSGIFSMIKNLSDNVIVPIAGMIITFVLCYELISMIMEKNNMHDTDTFMFFKYIFKMWVAVYLVTHTFDIAMAIFDVANHVVSNAGGMITGSASIDVTEALKTLLETQIEDMGIGELLGLGLETMLVSLCLKIISVLITVILYGRMIEIYLYVSVAPIPFSTFTNREWGSIGNNYVKALLALGFQGFFMMVCVAIYAVLVNAITVADNLHTAIWSVAAYTVILCFSLFKTSSLAKSIFNAH; from the coding sequence ATGGGTGGAATAACCGAAAAAATAACAGAGTTCATAAAGGATCTGCTAACAGGCTGGATCACATCAAACCTGGATACCATGTTCACCGATGTAAATACCAAAGTAGAAACGATTGCTACAGAGGTTGGGAAAACACCCCAAAATTGGAACAGTGGCATTTTTTCCATGATAAAAAATCTGTCGGATAATGTCATTGTCCCCATTGCGGGGATGATTATTACATTTGTACTGTGTTATGAGTTGATTTCCATGATTATGGAAAAAAACAATATGCACGATACGGATACGTTTATGTTTTTCAAATACATTTTCAAGATGTGGGTAGCGGTATATCTGGTTACTCATACTTTTGATATTGCGATGGCAATTTTTGATGTAGCGAATCATGTGGTATCTAATGCTGGCGGTATGATAACCGGTTCTGCATCTATTGATGTTACAGAAGCATTGAAAACACTTCTTGAAACGCAGATTGAAGATATGGGAATCGGAGAATTACTGGGGCTTGGTCTGGAAACGATGCTGGTCAGTTTATGCTTAAAAATCATATCAGTCCTGATTACCGTCATTTTATATGGACGAATGATAGAAATATATCTTTATGTCTCTGTGGCACCTATTCCGTTTTCAACATTTACGAACAGGGAATGGGGAAGTATTGGAAATAATTACGTGAAGGCATTATTAGCGTTGGGATTCCAGGGATTTTTTATGATGGTATGTGTTGCGATTTATGCAGTTCTGGTAAATGCTATTACAGTTGCGGATAATCTTCATACAGCCATCTGGTCAGTTGCAGCATATACAGTTATTTTATGTTTCAGCCTGTTTAAGACCAGTTCCCTGGCAAAATCAATCTTCAATGCACATTAG
- a CDS encoding PrgI family protein: MAYVPVPKDFSKIKTKLALNLTKRQIICFSLAGICGVPVYLLTKAGLGTDVAATLMIIVMLPFFFFAMYEKDGFPAEKILLHIIRQKFLRPGIRVYRSQNLYDRIIEYDKLEKEGAWLEKKAKEAREARNPFHFLKKADRKK, from the coding sequence ATGGCATATGTTCCAGTGCCGAAAGATTTTTCAAAAATAAAGACAAAATTAGCATTGAATTTAACTAAAAGACAAATTATATGTTTTTCTCTGGCAGGAATTTGTGGTGTTCCGGTCTATTTGCTGACAAAAGCAGGACTGGGAACAGATGTGGCAGCAACGCTTATGATCATAGTGATGCTGCCATTTTTCTTTTTTGCAATGTATGAAAAGGATGGATTTCCAGCAGAGAAAATATTGCTTCACATTATCCGGCAGAAATTTTTAAGACCTGGAATCAGGGTCTATCGTTCCCAAAACTTATATGACCGGATTATAGAGTACGATAAATTAGAGAAAGAGGGTGCATGGCTTGAGAAAAAGGCAAAAGAAGCCAGGGAAGCGAGAAATCCGTTCCATTTCCTTAAAAAAGCAGACCGAAAAAAATAA
- a CDS encoding VirB4-like conjugal transfer ATPase, CD1110 family, whose protein sequence is MIKAENQKKRKPFTAQDTIPYKEIYKDGICRTDDNYYSKMVQFYDINYQLAQNDDKAAIFENYCEFLNSFDSSVEVQITFLNQQVNFDEYAKNIDIPEQDDCFNDIRKEYSDMLKMQLSKGNNGLVKTKYITFSIKADNLRNAKSRLERIEASVLNNFKVMGAMAEPLNGVERLKILHDVMNMDTKESFHFHYGMVAKTGLQTKDFIAPTGFDFRNDSYFRMGQTFGCVSYLQITSPELTDKLLADLLDLEENLIINMHLRPIDPKAAIKSLKSTLSNIQKMKIEEQKKAVRSGYDMDIIPTDISTYGEDVEGLLNEIQSRNEKLFELTFLLMNTADNKRKLDNIVYQTAGIAQKYNCNIRRLQYQQEQGLVASLPLGMNRTGIQRIMTTTSTAIFVPFTTQELFQGGEALYYGLNALSNNLIMVDRKRLKTPNGLILGTPGSGKSFATKREILNVFLITDDDIIICDPEGEYFPLVNALNGEVIKISAKSNDYINPMEVNLDVIYHPEKYRINGDVEDIDTIIADKAEFITSFCEVIMKKPQNAELNGDEVSMIDLCVKDIYKKYLYNDPKPENMPTLQDFYERLNFYAPDKPAAQNIANSLQLYVTGSQNVFNHRSNVDTQNRVVCFDIRELGTTLRKAGMLIVQHMVWTRVSQNRSRRKSTRYYVDEFHLLLNQPQTANYSIEMWKRFRKWGGIITGISQNVTDFLGSLAVESIVGNSDFILMLNQHSGDQKILAEKLNISKHQISFVNNSNAGEGLLFYGNVIIPFADRYPQDTRTYALMSTKPDEIQT, encoded by the coding sequence ATGATAAAAGCGGAGAATCAGAAGAAGAGGAAGCCTTTTACAGCGCAGGATACGATTCCATATAAGGAAATATATAAGGATGGTATCTGTAGGACAGATGACAACTATTATTCAAAAATGGTGCAGTTCTACGATATAAATTACCAGTTAGCGCAGAATGATGATAAAGCGGCTATTTTTGAGAACTATTGTGAGTTCCTGAATTCATTTGACAGCTCTGTTGAGGTACAAATTACATTTCTTAATCAACAGGTGAATTTTGATGAGTATGCAAAAAATATTGATATTCCAGAGCAGGATGACTGTTTCAATGATATTCGGAAAGAATATTCGGATATGTTGAAAATGCAGCTTTCCAAAGGAAATAATGGGCTTGTAAAAACAAAATATATTACATTTTCCATTAAGGCGGATAATCTGCGAAATGCAAAATCCAGGCTGGAGAGAATTGAAGCCAGTGTATTGAATAATTTTAAGGTGATGGGAGCCATGGCAGAGCCTTTAAATGGGGTAGAACGTCTGAAAATTCTGCATGATGTGATGAATATGGACACAAAAGAATCTTTCCATTTCCATTATGGGATGGTTGCAAAAACAGGTCTGCAGACAAAAGACTTTATTGCACCTACCGGATTTGATTTTCGCAATGACAGCTATTTTAGGATGGGACAGACTTTTGGATGCGTGTCATATTTACAGATTACATCACCAGAACTTACGGATAAATTGCTGGCAGATCTGCTGGATCTGGAAGAGAATCTTATCATCAATATGCACCTGCGTCCAATTGATCCCAAGGCAGCTATTAAAAGCCTGAAAAGTACGCTGTCAAATATTCAGAAAATGAAAATTGAAGAACAGAAGAAAGCGGTCAGAAGCGGATATGATATGGATATTATTCCAACGGACATTTCTACATACGGAGAGGATGTGGAGGGATTGCTCAATGAAATCCAGTCCAGGAATGAGAAACTTTTTGAACTTACTTTTTTGCTGATGAATACAGCGGACAATAAGAGAAAACTGGACAATATTGTGTATCAGACTGCAGGAATCGCCCAGAAATATAATTGCAATATACGGAGACTTCAATATCAGCAGGAACAGGGACTTGTGGCATCACTGCCACTGGGAATGAACCGGACTGGAATACAGAGAATTATGACTACGACTTCTACAGCAATCTTTGTTCCGTTTACCACACAGGAACTTTTCCAAGGCGGTGAAGCTCTTTACTATGGCTTAAATGCACTGTCAAACAATCTCATTATGGTGGATCGGAAACGATTGAAAACACCTAACGGCCTGATTTTGGGTACTCCTGGTTCCGGTAAGAGTTTTGCAACGAAAAGAGAAATTCTCAATGTTTTCCTGATTACAGACGATGACATTATTATCTGTGACCCGGAGGGAGAATATTTTCCGCTGGTAAATGCCTTAAATGGTGAAGTTATTAAAATCAGTGCAAAAAGTAATGATTACATCAATCCTATGGAAGTGAACCTGGATGTTATTTATCATCCGGAGAAATACAGGATTAATGGCGATGTGGAGGATATTGATACCATTATTGCTGATAAAGCAGAGTTTATCACATCTTTCTGCGAGGTCATTATGAAGAAACCTCAAAATGCAGAATTAAATGGTGATGAGGTTTCCATGATTGACCTGTGTGTAAAAGACATTTATAAAAAATATCTTTACAATGATCCAAAACCGGAAAATATGCCGACTTTGCAGGATTTCTATGAACGTCTGAACTTTTATGCACCAGATAAACCAGCAGCACAGAACATTGCCAACAGTCTGCAGTTGTATGTAACAGGATCGCAGAATGTATTTAACCATCGAAGTAATGTCGATACGCAGAACAGAGTGGTATGCTTTGATATCCGGGAACTTGGAACCACACTACGAAAAGCAGGGATGTTGATTGTCCAGCATATGGTTTGGACAAGAGTATCACAGAACCGCAGTCGCAGGAAATCAACCCGTTATTATGTGGATGAATTTCACCTTTTGCTGAACCAGCCACAGACTGCTAATTATTCTATTGAAATGTGGAAGAGATTTCGTAAGTGGGGTGGAATCATTACAGGAATCAGCCAGAATGTAACAGATTTTCTTGGCTCTCTGGCAGTAGAAAGTATTGTGGGAAACAGTGATTTTATCCTGATGTTAAATCAGCACAGTGGGGATCAGAAGATCCTTGCGGAGAAATTGAATATTTCCAAGCATCAGATTTCTTTTGTAAATAACAGTAATGCAGGAGAAGGGCTGCTTTTTTACGGAAATGTAATCATACCTTTTGCAGACAGATATCCGCAGGATACCAGAACCTATGCTTTGATGAGTACTAAACCGGATGAGATTCAGACTTAA
- a CDS encoding CD1108 family mobile element protein has protein sequence MGKQKYTAKEKKVSRMTRNGLVEENLATKETRKVTNSDQELSYKQKDVEQAFITSEKKKNSHKKVEKKQFSEKVQEGNPAKKEEAANSPPGKRKTQGRYRYRDKPAGVSVDSAVEIRERKEKHRSQYQRQKKKQQRLQFGKLETDGSLKKEKKTSAETDGGHFQAEKNDVSTNRKKGKQKYSRKTIKTYQEVDKAARKQEAERQNKIPKDSVYTKKTNEEQKAKVKYHLYFDKKTGKTDGKKKTLSSVPKKALKNAVYQKAGEDEEENSAVDAAHKLVRSGEWILQEHSSRNIRKNRSQIHKENRLEQRAWKSASRYQYQKYLEEHPEMQKKLIRKLIQKQRIKREYQMAYRAGKIAKETKDTSIRSVNLATKIARKAQEVFVRNVTTLISMGLLLILLLSVMTGFASCSAMFSNGISTVIASSYIADPDEIEKAELYYTQLEASLQQKINQMEARYPGKDEYRYNIGEIGHDPHTLISYLTARYGDFKFDEIKGELETIFSLQYGITVEEKSETRQETSTIQVGQSLGNVVTSGYCNCPICCGVWSGGPTASGAMPQANHTLAVDAANPFLPMGTKVVMNGIEYTVEDTGNFAQYGVQFDVYYDNHAVAEAHGHQTWECFLAEGNQNSVEVTRTVTADVLNVSVQAKPLRSVILSRMEEDEQEIYEEVYSNRGNLQTYKTPVELNWYAYISTYYGYSVNNGTGQTQLHRGVTVNVRQGTEVKSAMNGFVVDVGYSGTFGNYVVTQDKKGVQIKYAYLQSISVANGHEVTTDTVIGTTGSTGSATGSQLYLELVKDGEYYNPVFYISTGDSGLYGGGGSYDDETVRRLFAEADKYLGMPYVWGGSSPETSFDCSGFVSYVFTNSGVCNMGRLTAQGIYDICMPVSPEEARPGDIIFFTGTYDAGEPVTHVGIYAGDGQMIHCGNPIQYTSINSAYWQSHFYAFGRP, from the coding sequence TTGGGAAAACAAAAATATACGGCGAAAGAGAAGAAAGTCAGCCGTATGACCAGAAATGGTCTGGTTGAGGAAAATCTTGCAACAAAGGAGACCAGAAAAGTTACAAACAGCGATCAGGAGTTGTCTTATAAACAGAAAGATGTAGAACAGGCATTTATTACTTCTGAAAAGAAGAAAAACTCTCATAAAAAAGTTGAAAAGAAACAATTTTCCGAAAAAGTTCAGGAGGGAAATCCTGCCAAAAAAGAAGAGGCTGCAAACAGTCCTCCGGGAAAACGAAAAACACAGGGACGGTACAGATACCGGGACAAGCCTGCAGGTGTATCTGTGGATTCAGCGGTAGAAATACGTGAGCGCAAAGAAAAACACAGGAGCCAGTATCAGCGACAGAAAAAGAAACAGCAGAGACTGCAGTTTGGAAAACTGGAGACAGATGGAAGTCTGAAGAAAGAAAAGAAAACTTCGGCTGAAACAGATGGAGGACATTTTCAGGCAGAGAAGAATGATGTTTCTACAAACCGAAAAAAAGGAAAGCAGAAATATAGCCGAAAAACAATAAAAACTTATCAGGAAGTGGATAAGGCTGCAAGAAAACAGGAAGCTGAGAGGCAGAACAAAATTCCGAAAGATTCTGTTTATACCAAGAAAACAAATGAGGAACAGAAAGCAAAGGTAAAGTACCATTTATATTTCGACAAAAAAACAGGGAAAACGGATGGTAAAAAGAAAACCTTGTCTTCTGTTCCAAAGAAAGCATTAAAAAATGCAGTATATCAGAAAGCAGGCGAAGACGAAGAGGAAAACAGTGCTGTAGATGCAGCACATAAGCTGGTGCGTTCAGGTGAGTGGATATTACAGGAACATAGCAGTAGAAATATCAGGAAGAACCGCAGTCAGATACATAAAGAAAACCGTTTAGAGCAAAGAGCCTGGAAGAGTGCATCCAGGTATCAATATCAGAAATATCTGGAAGAACATCCAGAGATGCAGAAAAAGCTGATCAGAAAATTAATACAGAAGCAGAGGATTAAGCGAGAGTATCAGATGGCATACCGGGCTGGGAAGATTGCAAAAGAAACAAAAGACACCTCAATCCGGTCAGTAAATCTTGCTACTAAAATTGCAAGAAAGGCACAGGAAGTATTTGTAAGAAATGTAACTACTCTGATCTCAATGGGGTTGTTATTGATTTTGCTTCTTTCCGTAATGACAGGATTTGCTTCCTGTTCGGCTATGTTTTCTAATGGAATTTCTACGGTAATCGCTTCCAGTTACATTGCGGATCCGGACGAAATTGAAAAAGCAGAGTTGTATTATACGCAGTTGGAAGCCAGTCTTCAACAGAAAATAAACCAGATGGAAGCCCGGTATCCAGGAAAAGATGAATACAGATATAACATTGGTGAAATCGGCCATGATCCCCATACATTGATCAGTTATCTGACTGCCAGGTATGGGGATTTTAAGTTTGATGAGATAAAAGGAGAACTGGAAACAATTTTTTCTTTACAGTACGGAATCACCGTAGAGGAAAAAAGTGAAACCCGGCAGGAAACATCTACAATACAGGTAGGGCAGTCATTGGGAAATGTTGTGACCAGTGGATACTGTAACTGTCCTATCTGCTGTGGCGTGTGGAGTGGAGGACCAACTGCTTCAGGGGCAATGCCACAGGCTAATCATACGCTTGCGGTTGATGCTGCAAACCCATTTCTTCCAATGGGGACGAAAGTAGTGATGAATGGGATTGAGTACACCGTAGAAGATACTGGAAACTTTGCCCAGTATGGTGTCCAGTTTGATGTTTATTATGATAATCACGCAGTAGCTGAGGCACATGGTCATCAGACCTGGGAATGTTTTCTGGCAGAGGGCAATCAGAACTCTGTGGAAGTTACCCGTACAGTAACTGCAGATGTACTGAATGTTTCTGTTCAGGCAAAACCGCTTAGAAGTGTTATTCTGTCCAGAATGGAAGAGGATGAGCAGGAAATTTATGAAGAGGTCTATTCCAACAGAGGAAATTTACAGACATATAAAACTCCGGTTGAGTTAAACTGGTATGCCTATATCAGTACCTATTATGGGTATTCTGTAAACAATGGAACCGGGCAGACACAACTTCACAGAGGTGTGACGGTTAATGTACGACAGGGAACAGAAGTGAAGTCAGCGATGAATGGTTTTGTTGTAGATGTAGGATATAGCGGAACTTTTGGAAATTATGTAGTTACGCAGGATAAAAAAGGTGTGCAGATTAAATACGCTTATCTGCAGAGCATTTCGGTAGCAAATGGTCATGAAGTAACAACAGATACTGTAATTGGTACAACGGGAAGTACAGGAAGTGCAACCGGAAGCCAGTTATATTTGGAACTGGTCAAAGATGGGGAATATTATAATCCTGTTTTTTATATCAGTACCGGAGATAGCGGGCTGTATGGTGGAGGCGGCAGTTATGATGATGAGACTGTGCGGAGATTATTTGCGGAAGCAGACAAATATCTTGGTATGCCGTATGTATGGGGCGGTTCCAGCCCGGAGACTTCTTTTGACTGTTCTGGTTTTGTAAGCTATGTGTTTACCAATTCGGGTGTCTGCAATATGGGAAGACTTACTGCACAGGGAATTTATGACATTTGTATGCCTGTATCACCAGAAGAAGCAAGGCCAGGAGATATTATCTTTTTCACTGGGACGTATGATGCGGGAGAGCCGGTTACCCACGTAGGAATTTATGCCGGAGATGGACAGATGATCCATTGTGGAAATCCAATTCAGTATACGTCCATTAATTCTGCATACTGGCAGTCTCATTTTTATGCTTTTGGCAGGCCATAA
- a CDS encoding DUF4315 family protein, with product MNIERIKEELARTYVKIEKLQKKARDLEEQKKQAEDMEYLKIIRSNGVSAEELQLMIDISKEEQKKILETREKEQTENEEIS from the coding sequence TTGAACATTGAACGAATAAAAGAAGAACTTGCAAGAACCTACGTTAAGATTGAAAAGCTACAGAAAAAAGCAAGGGATCTGGAAGAACAGAAGAAACAGGCAGAGGATATGGAGTATCTAAAAATTATCCGAAGCAATGGAGTTTCCGCAGAGGAACTTCAGTTGATGATTGATATCAGCAAGGAGGAACAAAAAAAGATATTGGAAACCAGAGAAAAGGAGCAGACAGAAAATGAAGAAATTTCATAA
- a CDS encoding CD1107 family mobile element protein, whose translation MKKFHKRAAVFLTAATLAGLPAGAFFYSSPGSLTVWADNVEVESSEESSPEDVDFSDGSEVEIHADPVEQAQEDAGNDVTETPEVGITFTEPEGWQTDTATVKIQVEDTKNTGAFSIAKVEARLSENGGWSDITGNMEVSISSNCSVYVRVTDQNGNTYEQNRYIECFDKTKPTIIAAAKNGILIVQGVDAESGIATLYVNGNEFTELTNNTLNVRLQKADTSYEYFTLQAKDKAGNMSEIYKVGNPYYENPDAVKENTEVSGTEQNAASLPVDGTASKPTSATATVTEHQTTNETATAPTEPENTGNEMDTEADTGRVQGESSASGMTTGTVQDKGGKEFYTIKTKSDKVFYLIVDKDKTDENVYLLTEVGENDLLNFTDTNMTTLPQNQAIAESALPLETEKLTETPEPEVTIIPEEKEEPEKKSNNSGTILLMLLVLAGVCGAYYYWKFMKGRNTSFDYEEDEDDDEEEDTIREDDEELEEYEMEGEVEDEESEE comes from the coding sequence ATGAAGAAATTTCATAAAAGAGCAGCTGTATTTTTAACCGCAGCTACGTTAGCAGGACTTCCGGCAGGAGCTTTCTTTTATAGTTCGCCCGGAAGTCTGACTGTATGGGCAGATAATGTAGAAGTGGAATCATCAGAAGAAAGCAGCCCGGAAGATGTTGATTTTTCAGATGGATCAGAAGTTGAAATTCATGCAGATCCAGTGGAACAGGCACAGGAAGATGCAGGAAATGATGTGACGGAAACACCGGAAGTAGGGATTACCTTTACAGAACCCGAAGGCTGGCAGACAGATACGGCAACCGTAAAAATTCAAGTGGAAGATACAAAGAATACAGGTGCTTTTTCTATTGCAAAAGTAGAAGCAAGACTTTCAGAAAATGGAGGATGGTCAGACATAACCGGAAATATGGAAGTATCCATCTCTTCTAATTGTAGTGTTTATGTGAGAGTTACCGATCAGAATGGAAATACTTATGAGCAGAATCGTTACATAGAGTGTTTTGATAAAACCAAACCAACTATTATTGCGGCTGCGAAGAACGGGATACTGATCGTGCAGGGAGTTGATGCGGAATCGGGAATTGCTACTTTGTATGTCAATGGAAATGAATTCACAGAACTGACGAATAATACATTAAATGTCCGTTTGCAAAAAGCGGATACTTCCTATGAATACTTTACCCTGCAGGCAAAAGACAAAGCAGGAAATATGTCAGAAATCTATAAAGTAGGAAACCCTTATTATGAAAATCCAGATGCAGTAAAAGAGAATACAGAGGTTTCTGGAACGGAGCAGAATGCAGCTTCTTTGCCAGTCGATGGAACTGCAAGTAAGCCCACCAGTGCTACGGCAACCGTAACGGAACATCAGACAACGAACGAGACTGCTACTGCACCAACAGAACCAGAAAACACAGGAAATGAAATGGATACAGAAGCAGATACCGGACGGGTGCAGGGAGAAAGTTCTGCTTCCGGCATGACAACAGGAACAGTTCAGGACAAAGGGGGAAAGGAATTTTATACGATCAAGACAAAAAGTGATAAGGTTTTTTATCTGATCGTAGATAAGGATAAAACGGATGAAAATGTTTATCTTCTTACAGAGGTAGGCGAAAATGATCTGTTGAACTTTACGGATACCAACATGACCACACTTCCACAGAACCAGGCTATTGCAGAATCCGCACTGCCACTTGAAACAGAGAAGCTCACAGAGACACCGGAACCAGAAGTTACGATCATACCGGAAGAAAAGGAAGAACCTGAGAAGAAAAGCAATAATTCCGGCACGATTTTATTAATGCTGCTGGTTCTGGCAGGAGTTTGTGGTGCTTACTATTATTGGAAATTTATGAAAGGAAGAAATACTTCTTTTGATTATGAAGAGGACGAGGACGACGATGAGGAGGAAGATACAATTCGTGAGGATGATGAAGAATTAGAAGAATATGAAATGGAAGGTGAAGTAGAAGACGAAGAATCAGAGGAATAA